The genomic region CGGATCGTGGTGATGCCTTTGACTTCAACGTCTCTTTGCAGGATCACTTCAAGTGAGTTGTGCTTTTCTGgaatgctgcttttcctctggtCTGTAGAACatggtgggtggtggtgcatgTTCATTTAGTGCAGGTTCCTTGGGAGGGTCATGAAGCCCTGCTCTGGCTCCATCAGGGACGCTTGAGTGTGCTGCCAACTGTCATGCAAGCTGAGAATCCTGCAGGGTCAGATCTGTAAGTCTTAAGCTTAGGTCCTGTGATACTACAGGTGCAGTGTTAGTCTCCTGGGTTTGTGGTGGTCCCAGCTTTTTGCTGTACTGCACTGGGAGTAGGGAGGTAGCTGGTTTGTCAAGGCAAGGTAGTTCTTTGGCGGGGTGGGGAGAGGAAccatgcatttttctgaaaccCTGTTCCCCTTTGCCAGAGGGTCTTAtgtcttcctctcttctttttagGTGGGTGAAGCAGGAGACTGAGATCTCCAAGGAGTCCCAAGAAGCTGACACACGTCCCAAATTAGACTTAGGGTTTAAGGAAGGGCAGACCATCAAACTGAACATAGGGGTAAGCAGCCCGGTTTACCCTGCTTCTTTCTCTGGATATGCCAATGGAGACTATGCCTCACTTGTCCTTTCTATTTGTACAGAACATGACGACAAAGAAAGGAGGAGCAGCCAAGCCCCGTGTGTCTGGATCAGGGGGCCTAAGCCTGTTGCCACCCCCACCAGGAGGCAAAATTGCAGTCCCTCCTATACCTCCCCCTTCTTCCACAGCCATTGCCAACCATGTCACACCACCACCCGTGCTGAAATCCAGTAACATGAGCAATGCAGGTAAACATTAGCATAGAGCAAACAGTCTGTCAGACACTAGTAGGTGCATAGAGAGGACTCAGGCCTGCCTCAGGGAACTGGTGTTCAATCTAGCACCAATAGTGCCCTGTGAGACGTGATGTGCCCGGAGGGCTTTGCTCTCTTTGACCTGAGGATCTCCATGCTTGTTTAATAATACCTGCTTGTTCTGCTTGCAAAGGAGGACAGTGTTGTAGCTCCTGTCCTTGCAAAAGGAGAAACCAAGCGACTTGGTCAAAACGAtccggggggggggtgtggtgtTGTGTGGATATAAAATTTTAATAGTTGGATTTTTCTGACTTCTGTGTGCTTTAGGggcactggcagagctgtgtAGGGTGTCTGGAAAAGTACTGCACAGTCacttgctttctgcagaaaaatataCACAGACTTGTGGTTGTTGTTGAAAGATGCAGGAAAAGCACTTCTTGAGTGGCTTTGAATAGGGAGAGAGGAAGCTTTAGTatgagcagcagaaagaggTGTAAAGTATAGCGGGATTGTGGGTATAGTgggttattttaaaactatgtatttaattttatatgatatttatacattttactattatttttttatatatgttgaacttcatacatAAGGCCAAGTTCAAGGTCCTGCAGCTGCATTGGGGCAATCGCCAGTATCAGtgcaggctgggggatgaatggattgagagcagccctgcagacaaGGATTTAGGGATACTAGTGGATGAAAAATTAGATATGGGCTGGCagtgtgtgcttgcagcccagaaagccagtcGTACTCTAGGCTGCACCgaaagaagcatggccagcaggtcaagggaggtgattctctcCCTCTGTTCCGCTGTCATGAGACCtcacctgcagtactgcgttCAGatctggggtccccagcacaggaaagacatagACCTGTTAtagcaggtccagaggaggccatgaaaatgatcagagggctggaacacctctcctatgaagaaaggctgaaagagttggggatgttcagcctggagaagagaaagctccaCGGACACCTTATTGTGGTCTTTTgatatataaagggggcttgtAAGCAAGACGGAGAAACACTTTTTACCGGGGCCTGTAGTgaataggacaaggggcaatggttttaaactgaaagacgGTAGATTTACATTTGATAtatggaagaaattctttacagtGAGGGagatgagacactggaacaggttgcccagagaagttgtggatgccccatcactggaagtgttcaaggccagattggatggggctttgagcaacccgatctagtgaaagatgtccctggccatggcaggggggttggactagatgacctttgaaggtcccttccgacccaaaccattctgtgactATAACAAAGAGGTTGCTGCAGTCTTCTGGATGCTGTACACACTTTTAGTGTGACTGTACAGAGGTGTCTGGAGAGCTGATGATACTCTTGTGAAGGCAGAGACTTTAGTAGTGCTGTACACAGATcagagggagaagaaaccaCAAGCTTCTGAATAGGGCTGGGCTCCAGTGCTTGGGCTGAGTCTGAGCTTTATTTCTACTGGGAGAGGTAGTATGTCACAAATCTGCTAGGTGGAGACTGAATAATTCTTGAAGACGATGTATCCCTGTAGTAGGAGCAGGAGGCTCAGTGCACATTCAGCAAAAGGAGCTGCTGTTGTAACAAAATCCTTAAAAAgtcccacttccttcttctgGAGGGAGAGCTGGAGTGCCTTCAAAGATGCCCCTGCATCCAGCAGTGTTTGTAAGGTGACAGTTTAAATGCctgtggggttttctttctttctttatttttttctttctttcttctgccttaGATATTCTATTAGACTTAGATGCTCCTGCATCTACATCCAAGGCACCAGCATCAGCTACCACAGACCTCTGGGGAGACTTCAGCACTGCATCCAGGTAAACTGTGGTGAAGGGAACTGCACACAAGAAGAGTAGTGTCCTGATGGGCACTGGAAGAGCCATAAGTTAAGAAGTCTTACTAGATTTGCTCCTTTGCTTGtcctttctttatttcagtgctgttcccAATCAGACTCCTCAGCAGTCCAACTGGGTCCAGTTCTGAATGGTCAAAGCAGTGGAATTGGGACAAACTGATGACCAAGAGGCTCTAGAGGCACCAAATGGGATCAGAGGGGGCACAAACCTCTCTAGTCTTCAATCAAAAACAAATCGGGACAATCCTTCCTTTTTAAACCAGATCTTCACTTCAGTCAAACTTGCTATTTTTGATCCCACAGTGAAACCACTGAATCTAAAGAGAACATATTGACTCCTCACCAGGTGGGCAAGGAGGAGAGAGGTCGCCTCATCTCTTCCACCCACTTGGCCGTTACATGGTACATCCTAGctctttttccccatctttccaTACAGGGAAAAGCAAGAATTCTGAAGAAGGTGGGTACAGGAGGAGGCTGGGTAGGTGCCTCTGCTGGGTTCCTTGTCCTTTAAATTTTCTCTGGTTAGactgtttgttgctttttgtggCTGCTTTCAGTAGTGACTCAAGTCTCTGCAGCTCGGCCTGCAGTGCTGAGGGCAGCTGCATTTGGCTGCAGCTTGTAAATGGAAGCTGTAAGGCGATAAGCCTTGTCTCAGCACAAAACCCCCTTTGATTAATTACATCTGTGGTGAGGTGTGAACCTCCCCATGCACACACTACTCTTCCTCTCTTTGGTGCAATTCTTGATAGTGCTGGATGTTCCTGTGCTCTTGTGGGAGGAGTCATGCAAGTCCTTGAGTAGACCTGCTGCCATTGTGCTGTAGCTCCAGGTGGACACCCCATCTTGAGGCTCCTTGTTTGGCTTGCAGGTTCACTGGAAGaacttctctcatttttctctcctttctccctcccgCCCCATGCAAAGGCCTCATTGTCATTGAGCTGTTTTAACTGgaaatagcttaaaaaaagaaaaaaaagcctgtttttatAATTTGGTAGTTACTTGCACTAGATGACAACCAGGTAATCCCACCACTCAGCATTTCATGTTCCTGCATCACTGTCCTGAGCCCTGGCCTTGTGTTGTTACTTGGCACTGTGTTAAAAGTATTGCATATCCATGCCACAGGAAGAACTATGGTGGGACAGTGGAATATTCTCTGGTGAAGGGACAATCTCCTTCCCCTTTTCAGCTCCCACTTATCGTTTGGGCAAGAAGTGTATAGTAGGCCCAATCTTGAGAACCGTGGCAGAGAAATTCTCCCACCTGTGTTCCTTCTTGTGGCTTTTCTTCTGAGGCTAACTTTCTAGGGATGTGAGCTGGTTATTGTAACTTggctatttttttatttttaatgtgctcCAAACCCCCTCTATTTCCTGTGTGGTTTAGGGGGTTAGAAAGAGGTGTAGAGGGCCCTTACTCTCTGCTGTTGTCTTTGGGAGAGTTTCCTAAGGCCCCTTGATCTGGACACTATTCTATCTTCAGCAGCTATGGATGGGATCTGGGGTGTAAGTCTGCTGATTACTCTGGGCAAAGCCCACAGGCAGGCTGGAAACCTCACAGTGCTAGCTACCCTCCGTGCTAGCTACCCTCTGTGCTAGCTACCCTCCGTGCTAGCTGATTAGCCAAAACACTAGCTGGGAACGTGGTCTCAGTGACTTTTCTACAGCTACTAGAACAGCAGGGTTTTGGTACTTCACTGGAAGGCTTCTTCCTGTTTTGAACACTCAACCAGCAGCAACACTTTTGTATCTGGGATACACTCTGCTAGCACACACGTGCAAGTAAAATTTTCCCTTTGGGCAAAGATTTCCTGGTGAGGCTTTTAAAAGAGAGTAGTTAGCTGTATGCACCTTGTATTTGCAAAGGTCTCTTGTCCTTTTTGTCTTCTTGTTATGCTGAGGGCATTTTGGAGACAAAGTTTCACTTAGACCATGCCTCTGGGAAGCAAAATTCTGGAAAATGGCTCTAAAGCTGCTGCAGTTCCACTTGTGGAAGTGGGGACCAGATTGCTCTTGGATGTATTTTAAGTAGTTATTTAATCCTGATCCCCTGGCTCTCTTGGTGTTccccctgctgcccctctcccGCCTTTATAGGCATTCCTGCAGTCTCATTGTACTTAagctccctgcctcctctgaATTTGTGGGTGGCTATTATCTGCTAGCGAAGTCATGGACTCTGCTGgttggctttttgttttctttttctttttttttttttttttttgctcaaaTCATTGTGAGGTCCTGTCATTTCAACTATGTATCGGTTCCCCAAACCAAGGAAGTTCATGGCACCAATTAACAACTAACTAGGAGCCTCTTCTGTATTGTCTTAGTATTCTGGAGATAATATattatgtatttgaaaagctgaagaagcaaaaattaaagatatatgtatataaagcATAAGATGTACTGGTGCAAATGGTAATTAAACAAGTAATGTTGGGGAAAAGAATGTCATGAGTCTAAGTTGTCAAACTGTTGTTGCTTTGGAAGCCCTGCAGATTGAAGGTCTTTATGCCTCCAGCAAGATCCTAGTAGCCTCCTTATCCTTCTGCAAGTACGTTACGGCCTGCAGACTGGACAAGAGCAACTTCAGGAGTGAACGGGTTCAGGCTCTGTCTGGGAGAAGAAGGAGCATGGAAGAAGGATGCAAAAATGACCTATGGTTGTTCTAAATGgggtaaaaaaccaaaacaacagtAACATGGAAACAGGCCTGACTGTAGGGGTGTGTGAGACGCTTGGTAAGAATGTGGATAAAACTAGCAAGTGAGAAAACTTAGTTGCCCTGCCATTTAGCATTTCAGATGTTAGGCTTCTACACCCTGCAGATGTTACCACAATTGATTCTTGCTACACTTGTAAATGGGAAGCGGTCTCCCTGCTGACTGCGGAGATGAGCAAGGTGAGTTGGGTGGGCTCTTTGTCAGGgcaggctgctctgcaagggAAAGCAAGCTGGAAGCTGAGTTACAGCAAGGCAGGTGGGGGCAGTGGCCTCGCTGACAAAGGAACAGTCCCACAGCACCTAAGCGGGAAGATCGGAGCAGGTCAGGATGAGGATTTAGATCAGCAGGTGTTGCAACCCAAGTCCTGAAGCCCTGGGTTAAAGGACAAGTTGCATTTAGGTTTTGTGATCCCCTGCAGACAAATAAAGGCGAGCTTAATGCCAAGTGACCAGGAGATTCAATAGAAATCCTTCACTGGTTGCAGACAAAAGTGGTAGAATATCCCTGACTACCTTTATAGTTACATAATTCTCAAAtgaggggtaaaaggaaaaagaaggaagagtgaaaataggcaagagaaaatgagaaataggaaagaaagagagatatCACCCCTTTAGGTTCCAGCGATGTCTTATCCTGAGTAGTGTCTGGTTTGTGGTTCCTGGATGGTGGTGAGCCAttgcccagtctgtcctggcgTCTTTTATAAAGTCTCTTTCATCCTGGGATCCTCCCTTCAGGCAGAGTCTTGTGCTATTTACTTGGACTACTTGCAGCATTCTCGAAATGAGTGTGGGGGGTGGTCGATTTACCCTTCCTACAGATGTGACCTTTTCCTTGTGCAGGCATCTCAAGTCAAAAATGGGGGAGTTAAGGTAGGAGATGACACCACCCTGCCTCCACAAAGCTCGccacttccctttttcccacTGACTTGCAAAAACGTCTAATTTAAGGTATATCTAATAGGCCACACATCCTGTTCGTTACAGCAGGGTACATGGCCAGGCATGGGCATGGCTGCACCAGCTCAGGCAGGAATCAAGGGCGAGAACCTTAGCTGAGGTAGGCTCGCAGGCAAACCTCGCTGAGGTTTCTCAAGCCAGACACCTATATTACTTAAGCCGGACCTGAGTCCAGGCAGCCAATCCCCCAGAAGATGGAGAATATGCTCAGGGCCCTGACGTTCTTTTATAAAGCCAGCTCACAGCCATCTCTTCTTGCGCAGCCATGCTTGCTTGATGTTCCTCTGCCAGACAGCAAAGCTTTACGTATAGTTGTGTTGCAAGTACAACAGAAGGCTGGTGGCCTGGGTAAAGATGAGAAGTCTTGACCTTAAAGTCAGCTGTTGAACGACACCAGTAAACGCTGGTGTCATTGTCAAATATTCTAGCATCTGTGGTggccaataaaaaaaaaaaatctctacatTTCTTCAGCTTTAGGAGCAAAGCTGTTACCCTTTTTTGGTGAATAGGGTTGATATGTTGTGAAGGTGCTGGCCAGGCAGAAGGTGAAGGGTCTTGTCCGTGAGCTATGGTGAAGCTTCTCTGACTTTTCAGTAGGTATTTGGAGCAAAAAGGGTTGAATAGCCTAAAAAGGTATTTCTCTAGAGTAGGAGGATTTTCAGGTGAGGGTGTACCTAAGGGAGCTGATAGGATATACTCCTGCTCGTGCAGAGAGAATCGTAGAGGACTGAGAAACAGTTCATGAGGGAGACCTTAGtcctctctggaggtattccCGGTCCCCATGTCTTTCCTCACAGTGAGGCCTGCTAGAACACAACAGCTTGATGTGTTGTCTTGTGTAAATCCTCTCCCCCTTCTTGGTGACCATCAGGAACAATCTTTCTGATGCCAGTGGGGATGTTGGCTGTGATGGCAAGTTACTGGTGAAGTGACTTGGCCTGTGACTGGACTGGCTGAATCCTCCCATCTCTTCCTGCATTTTCTGTTGCCAGTGGTTTCTTCTAACATCGCAGAAGCCAGCGTGCAGGCTGCTTGAGACCTACAGTCTCAGATGTTGCAGACAATAGTGTTCTCTAGGTAAAGGATTAAGGCCAGGCCTTTAATGCGGATGAGCAGATCAAACTGAGCAATATCTCCTGCACATTTATTATGTTCCACATAATAGATCAACTGGTTTTTTTAGGCATTTGGGAAGAGCTGCCCTCAGTCTGAGAGGTACAATGGTCAAAGGGGGAGAAAAGTTCATGCCGAATGGGGGAGAGACTGTGGCACGTAGAAAGAATCAAGAAGCAAGtgtcaaagggaagatcccAGTTTTGTCTGGTTATTGGTTGTCGTTTCTTTTGTGAGAGCAGTAGTTGAGGTGGGATATGAGcatttcccccccgccccccctttcCCCATTAattctgttctgctttctgtgACTTGAAACTCCTGTCTCACAGGCGAGCAGTACTGGTCCTACTACAGCCACACAATATGGATTGCAGGCACAAACTTGTTAGCTTTAACAaagccttggtgctgtgtgtgGACTCCTGAAGAAATGCAGAGGAAGAGATGTCCATTAGGGGAAATCAAACAaagtaaaaaccaaaccagaaaccaaaaaacccaaagtctTCCTGAGCTTTGATGAGGGAACAGGATCTGAATCTGAAATCATCCTGTTAAATCAGCATAAACCTACAAAGCTGTAGGAGGGAGCGCAACTGGGCTGTTAATGCATAAAACCAGAGCACTGGGGCCTGTGTAGTTATCACACACTGATGCCTCAAGGTCTAGGCAATCCATTGAGTGCTCCTTACATTATGGAAGAATAGATTCTCAGTCTACAGACCATTTTAGGTCTCTTTCTTCCAAGTTAATAGCTTTGTCTATGCTAACAGTCAGGGAAAGCACATTGCAGAATGTAGTGCCCTTCTAGTTTGATAGCTTAATTTTGCCAGCTGCCATTAACTATAGCTGTGTGTCCTCAGCCAGGGTCGGGGCTCTGACAGACGTTCCTTGAAGCTGCCTCTGAGTATGGGGAGATCAGTGAGCAGCAGCTGGTGCATGTAGTGGCTCCCGACCAGAGTTGTCACTGCTGGGAGCCTGTGGTGAACTTCTTGCATCGCTTGTGTTTGGAGCAGGCCAGGTAACTTGCAATGgcctgcttttccctttctttcccgGGCATTGTAGGATGGCAGCTCCTGCATGttggggcagaggcagctggcTTGCTTAGGAGTCTGGCCTTTTAATCCTTGAAGCAGTCTGAAGAGACATTCCCTGAAGGAGGGAGCTGCCTGTAACTTGCAGCCTTTGTGTTGAGCCTTGTGCTTTAGGGATGTGAAGAGTTGCGGTGCTCCCCTACCCTCCTAGCCTGGTCTGCAAGCCTGGGTGGGTTGGTGACACTTGCCACTGGGGCTTGCAAATTCAGTCTCACCCGTGAccatgtgctgctgcctgctgctggatCCTCTTGTTGTGGGGCTTCTGGCAAGCCCTGGGCTCCCCTGCCATCTCCATGGACTGGCTGGGCCTGTAGCAGTCGGGAGGGGGGATGCAGGCAGACATCACGGGGGACCTGGCTGGCACTGCTGAAGTgctctctgaaaagaaattgcagCTGGCATCTGTCAGCAAGAGCATGCTGACTCCTGGGGTGGCTACCCGCAGGGACCTCCCCCGGGCAGGGGAGACCTGTGCCTGGGGGTGGGATGTGGGCAAGGGCTGTGCCTGGGTACCGAACACCCCACAAAGCAGAACTGTGGCATCTGGAGGTATCCCCAGCAGCATCTGAgatggaggggaaaggaaagggtgtCTTGACTTTGGCACACAGGAGgcacagaggagaaggaggcggctAAATGTAAGATGACAGAACAAGGGCTTTGGTGGGTCTGGTTTAAAACAGAGCAGAACAACTTTGGGTGACAGCAGAGTTTCCATGAGCTTTTCTTGAATACTTCCCTCAGTCCAATAGCAGCTCTGTCTTCATGTCCACCAGTATCAAAATTTGTCATTCAAGTGCTTTCCTGAATGATTTAAAACTGACCCCCGGTCAAGTTTACAGAGGCACAgtttaaagatttctttttttcctcttttttttcc from Gavia stellata isolate bGavSte3 chromosome 4, bGavSte3.hap2, whole genome shotgun sequence harbors:
- the NECAP1 gene encoding adaptin ear-binding coat-associated protein 1, with product MAAAELEYESVLCVKPDVNVYRIPPRTSNRGYRASDWKLDHPDWTGRLRVTSKGKTAYIKLEDKVSGELFAQAPIDQYPGIAVETVTDSSRYFVIRIQDGTGRSAFIGIGFTDRGDAFDFNVSLQDHFKWVKQETEISKESQEADTRPKLDLGFKEGQTIKLNIGNMTTKKGGAAKPRVSGSGGLSLLPPPPGGKIAVPPIPPPSSTAIANHVTPPPVLKSSNMSNADILLDLDAPASTSKAPASATTDLWGDFSTASSAVPNQTPQQSNWVQF